The Longimicrobium sp. genome contains a region encoding:
- a CDS encoding energy transducer TonB, whose product MMKIVASPLVVVCCALLLTACASGGGSAPPSPAAAASGVPADTTRVYDVEQVTVKPRLANTTSVARALEQNYGGVQRDAGLEGTVQLRMVVERDGRTSSIVVVRSSDALFNDAALNVARAMRFNPAQVNGVPVRVSMELPITFRPNP is encoded by the coding sequence ATGATGAAGATCGTCGCCTCACCGCTGGTGGTCGTCTGCTGCGCCCTGCTGCTCACCGCGTGCGCGTCGGGCGGCGGGAGCGCGCCGCCGAGCCCCGCTGCTGCCGCGTCGGGAGTTCCGGCCGATACGACTCGCGTGTACGACGTAGAACAGGTGACGGTGAAGCCGAGGCTGGCCAACACCACCTCCGTAGCGCGGGCCCTGGAGCAGAACTACGGAGGCGTGCAGCGCGACGCGGGACTGGAGGGCACCGTTCAGCTCCGAATGGTCGTCGAGAGGGACGGGCGCACCTCGTCCATCGTGGTCGTGCGGAGCAGTGATGCGCTGTTCAACGACGCTGCTCTCAACGTCGCGCGGGCCATGCGCTTCAACCCCGCCCAGGTGAACGGAGTGCCGGTGCGCGTCAGCATGGAGCTCCCGATCACCTTCAGGCCGAATCCCTGA
- a CDS encoding 30S ribosomal protein S1 — MADQTQPEQYQPDEDENSGGLATAVGNFVKGFSTLTVQQVADRARSLNIRADLYDEEEYSDEEYEAMLEMYGDTLTNIEEGEIVKARVLRVTDKAVILDLGFKSEGAVGRDEFKDPDSLQIGDEVEVFLENLEDEDGVVVLSKKKADFLRVWEQIRVAYENNEAVAGMLTRKIKGGVTVDLMGVDAFLPGSQIALRRVPNIEDLIGETYDFRIIKLNKRRRNIVVSRRVLLEADREIKRDRLKKELEVGQVRMGVVKNITDFGAFIDLGGMDGLLHITDMSWGRVGHPTEVVSIGAELEVKVLDIDWERERLSLGLKQLQAYPWKDVDKKYPVGARVRGRVVSITNYGAFVELEKGVEGLVHISEMSWTRNVRHPSKIVSLGDEIEAVILKVDVEGEKISLGMKQIEEDPWHALPVKYPVGTRLSGKVRNLTSFGAFVEIEPGIDGLVHISDMSWTKRIQHPSEVVKKGDDVDVVILGVDAENKRISLGLKQTIEDPWDELAQRFYAGQEINGTVSRLQDKGVAVDLGDDIEGFVPVSQLGVTGLQNPADVFAEGDELEMRVTEVDAPNRRIVLEVTRVPKFEGGQPVLPVRDETAESTEGAEETTSEAGGDVAVEPVATDAEETE, encoded by the coding sequence ATGGCCGACCAGACCCAGCCCGAGCAGTACCAGCCGGACGAAGACGAGAACAGCGGCGGCCTCGCCACCGCCGTAGGCAACTTCGTGAAAGGCTTCAGCACCCTTACGGTCCAGCAGGTGGCGGACCGTGCCCGCTCGCTCAACATCCGCGCCGACCTCTACGACGAAGAGGAGTACTCCGACGAGGAGTACGAGGCGATGCTGGAGATGTACGGCGACACCCTCACCAACATCGAAGAGGGTGAGATCGTCAAGGCGCGCGTCCTGCGCGTGACCGACAAGGCCGTCATCCTCGACCTCGGCTTCAAGAGCGAGGGCGCGGTGGGCCGCGACGAGTTCAAGGACCCCGACTCGCTCCAGATCGGCGACGAGGTCGAAGTCTTCCTGGAGAACCTGGAAGACGAAGACGGCGTCGTCGTGCTTTCCAAGAAGAAGGCCGACTTCCTCCGCGTGTGGGAGCAGATCCGCGTCGCCTACGAGAACAATGAGGCGGTCGCCGGCATGCTCACGCGCAAGATCAAGGGCGGCGTCACCGTCGACCTGATGGGCGTGGACGCGTTCCTGCCGGGCTCGCAGATCGCCCTGCGCCGCGTGCCGAACATCGAGGACCTGATCGGGGAGACGTACGACTTCCGGATTATCAAGCTGAACAAGCGCCGCCGCAACATCGTGGTGTCGCGCCGCGTGCTCCTCGAGGCCGACCGCGAGATCAAGCGCGACCGGCTCAAGAAGGAGCTCGAGGTGGGCCAGGTGCGCATGGGCGTGGTGAAGAACATCACCGACTTCGGTGCCTTCATCGACCTGGGCGGCATGGACGGCCTGCTGCACATCACCGACATGTCGTGGGGCCGCGTCGGCCATCCGACCGAGGTGGTGTCGATCGGCGCCGAGCTCGAAGTCAAGGTGCTCGACATCGACTGGGAGCGCGAGCGCCTTTCGCTCGGCCTCAAGCAGCTCCAGGCGTACCCCTGGAAGGACGTCGACAAGAAGTACCCGGTCGGCGCCCGCGTGCGCGGCCGCGTGGTCTCCATCACCAACTACGGCGCCTTCGTGGAGCTGGAGAAGGGTGTCGAGGGCCTGGTGCACATCAGCGAGATGAGCTGGACGCGCAACGTCCGCCACCCGTCGAAGATCGTGTCGCTGGGTGACGAGATCGAGGCCGTGATCCTGAAGGTGGACGTCGAGGGCGAGAAGATCTCCCTGGGCATGAAGCAGATCGAGGAAGATCCGTGGCACGCGCTGCCGGTGAAGTACCCGGTGGGCACGCGCCTCAGCGGCAAGGTCCGCAACCTCACCTCGTTCGGCGCCTTCGTGGAGATCGAGCCCGGCATCGACGGCCTGGTGCACATCTCCGACATGAGCTGGACGAAGCGGATCCAGCACCCGTCCGAGGTCGTGAAGAAGGGCGACGACGTGGACGTGGTGATCCTGGGTGTGGACGCCGAGAACAAGCGCATCTCGCTTGGCCTCAAGCAGACCATCGAGGATCCGTGGGACGAGCTGGCGCAGCGCTTCTACGCCGGCCAGGAGATCAACGGCACCGTGTCGCGTCTGCAGGACAAGGGCGTGGCGGTGGACCTGGGCGACGACATCGAGGGCTTCGTCCCCGTGTCGCAGCTGGGCGTCACCGGCCTGCAGAACCCGGCCGACGTCTTCGCCGAGGGCGACGAGCTGGAGATGCGCGTCACCGAAGTCGACGCGCCCAACCGCCGCATCGTCCTGGAAGTGACCCGCGTTCCGAAGTTCGAGGGCGGGCAGCCCGTGCTGCCGGTCCGCGACGAGACCGCGGAGAGCACCGAGGGCGCCGAGGAGACCACCAGCGAAGCCGGCGGCGACGTCGCGGTTGAGCCGGTGGCGACGGACGCGGAAGAGACCGAGTAA
- the cmk gene encoding (d)CMP kinase: MTHQKLNRPDGIIIALDGPAGSGKSSTARAVAERLGYRHLDSGAFYRALTWAALRASIPADEWTALTPEQLDALDVHGAPEGRSYTLTVGGWDVSEAIRTPEVNAHVSRMAAVPAVREWLMDALREAGARGGLVADGRDIGTVVFPDAELKAYLVADPEERARRRLREQGSSDFSDETVRAEAARLVGRDEIDSGRAVAPLAEAADAVRIDTTALSFEEQVEAVVKLAKERAGG; the protein is encoded by the coding sequence GTGACGCACCAGAAGCTCAACCGCCCGGACGGGATCATCATCGCGCTGGACGGCCCCGCAGGCTCCGGCAAGAGCTCCACCGCGCGCGCCGTGGCCGAGCGGCTGGGCTACCGGCACCTGGACTCGGGGGCCTTCTACCGCGCGCTCACCTGGGCCGCCTTGCGCGCCAGCATCCCCGCCGACGAGTGGACGGCGCTCACCCCCGAGCAGCTCGACGCGCTGGACGTGCACGGCGCGCCGGAGGGCCGCAGCTACACGCTGACCGTCGGCGGGTGGGACGTGTCGGAGGCGATCCGCACGCCGGAAGTAAACGCGCACGTCTCGCGCATGGCCGCCGTGCCCGCGGTGCGCGAGTGGCTGATGGACGCCCTGCGCGAGGCGGGGGCGCGCGGCGGTCTGGTGGCGGACGGGCGCGACATCGGCACCGTCGTCTTTCCCGATGCCGAGCTCAAGGCGTACCTGGTGGCGGACCCCGAAGAACGCGCGCGGCGGCGTCTGAGAGAGCAGGGAAGCAGCGACTTCTCGGACGAAACCGTACGCGCGGAAGCGGCCCGCCTGGTGGGCCGCGACGAGATCGACTCCGGGCGGGCGGTGGCGCCGCTGGCGGAGGCGGCGGACGCGGTGAGGATCGACACCACCGCGCTCAGCTTCGAGGAGCAGGTGGAGGCCGTGGTGAAGCTGGCGAAAGAGAGGGCCGGGGGTTGA
- the aroA gene encoding 3-phosphoshikimate 1-carboxyvinyltransferase — protein MKLQIHGDTHVPGDKSITHRALMFAALAHGESRLSGLLPGEDCRSTASVLRALGCAIPDIPEDGSEIRVTGHGVGEWRRPTAELDCGNSGTTARLMMGILASRPFAATLTGDESLRGRPMRRVTTPLQRMGAHFNEAGAPDRLPIETVGGPLRSLDYTSPTASAQVKSAILLAGLTAGVPVSVTEPHLSRDHTERMLAALGVSVQASPVEGGWRVAVPAHRRPLGALDLRVPGDPSSAAFLVALAVMADDGELVIRGVGVNPTRTGFLTIAERMGAQIERTNERTEGGELVADLVVRPSTLRGTSVGGEEVPAAVDEIPILAVLAARAEGETRITGAGELRVKETDRIAAIAGNLRALGAEAEELDDGLVVRGSDKPLVGKIKTYGDHRIAMAFGVLGALPGNEVEIDDRECAAVSFPGFFDRLQELTGGNQ, from the coding sequence ATGAAGCTGCAGATCCACGGGGACACGCACGTTCCCGGCGACAAGTCCATCACCCACCGCGCGCTGATGTTCGCGGCGCTGGCGCACGGTGAGAGCCGCCTCTCGGGCCTGCTGCCGGGCGAGGACTGCCGGAGCACCGCGTCCGTGCTGCGCGCGCTGGGCTGTGCCATCCCTGATATTCCCGAGGATGGCTCGGAGATCCGCGTGACGGGGCACGGCGTGGGCGAGTGGCGGCGGCCGACGGCGGAGCTGGACTGCGGCAACAGCGGGACGACGGCGCGGCTGATGATGGGCATCCTCGCCTCGCGCCCCTTTGCCGCGACGCTGACCGGAGACGAGTCGCTGCGCGGTCGGCCGATGCGACGCGTGACGACGCCGCTGCAGCGCATGGGCGCGCACTTCAACGAAGCCGGCGCGCCGGACCGCCTCCCCATCGAGACCGTCGGCGGGCCGCTGCGCTCGCTGGACTACACCTCGCCCACCGCGAGCGCGCAGGTCAAGAGCGCGATCCTGCTCGCGGGCCTCACCGCTGGCGTCCCAGTCAGCGTCACGGAGCCGCACCTGTCGCGCGACCACACGGAGCGCATGCTGGCCGCACTCGGCGTGAGCGTGCAGGCATCGCCGGTGGAGGGCGGATGGCGCGTCGCCGTGCCCGCGCACCGGAGGCCGCTCGGCGCGCTCGACCTGCGCGTGCCGGGCGACCCATCCTCCGCCGCGTTCCTCGTTGCGCTCGCGGTGATGGCGGACGACGGCGAGCTGGTGATCCGCGGCGTCGGCGTGAACCCGACGCGGACCGGCTTCCTCACCATCGCCGAGCGCATGGGCGCGCAGATCGAGCGCACCAATGAGCGCACGGAGGGCGGCGAGCTCGTCGCGGACCTGGTGGTGCGCCCCTCCACCCTGCGCGGCACCTCCGTCGGCGGCGAGGAGGTGCCCGCGGCGGTGGACGAGATCCCCATCCTGGCGGTCCTCGCCGCGCGCGCGGAGGGGGAGACGCGCATCACGGGCGCCGGCGAGCTGCGGGTGAAGGAGACGGACCGCATCGCCGCCATCGCCGGCAACCTGCGCGCGCTCGGCGCCGAGGCGGAGGAGCTGGACGACGGGCTGGTGGTGCGCGGCTCCGACAAGCCACTCGTCGGAAAGATCAAGACGTACGGCGACCACAGGATCGCGATGGCGTTCGGCGTGCTCGGCGCGCTGCCGGGGAACGAGGTGGAGATCGACGACCGCGAGTGCGCCGCCGTCAGCTTCCCCGGCTTCTTCGACCGCCTGCAGGAGCTGACGGGAGGCAACCAGTGA
- a CDS encoding biotin--[acetyl-CoA-carboxylase] ligase, with protein sequence MNQRAERWEGATAAELAARWGVPTVHLFQTVGSTNDAARALADAGAPAGTVVVAEEQLAGRGRGGKEWASPPGLGIWMTVVLRPAALPAPGLLPILVGLAAAEAIDEFVRPVRAQVKWPNDVHLAGRKVAGILCEGAWEADRPGAVVAGIGINCGHSGDDFPPELRDTATSLRISAGWAPPRAEVAGSVVRAILRLAGNPPAQLGGALLDALRARDALEGRAVVVTGATPVTGTALGISPAGALLVRSDAGVLRTIRSGTVRLA encoded by the coding sequence GTGAACCAGCGCGCGGAGCGGTGGGAGGGCGCCACCGCGGCGGAGCTGGCGGCGCGCTGGGGGGTCCCGACCGTGCACCTGTTCCAGACGGTTGGCTCCACCAACGATGCAGCGCGCGCCCTGGCCGATGCCGGCGCCCCCGCGGGGACGGTGGTCGTGGCGGAGGAGCAGCTCGCGGGGCGGGGCCGCGGCGGCAAGGAGTGGGCATCGCCGCCGGGGCTGGGGATCTGGATGACGGTCGTGCTGCGCCCCGCCGCCCTTCCCGCGCCGGGGCTGCTCCCGATCTTGGTGGGCCTCGCCGCGGCCGAGGCGATCGACGAGTTCGTACGCCCCGTGCGCGCGCAGGTGAAATGGCCCAACGACGTGCACCTGGCCGGCCGCAAGGTCGCCGGCATCCTGTGCGAGGGCGCCTGGGAGGCGGACCGCCCCGGCGCCGTCGTGGCTGGGATCGGGATCAACTGCGGCCACTCCGGCGACGATTTTCCGCCTGAGCTGCGGGATACGGCGACGTCGCTCCGCATCAGCGCCGGCTGGGCGCCGCCGCGCGCGGAGGTGGCGGGCTCGGTCGTGCGCGCCATCCTGCGCCTGGCCGGCAACCCACCCGCGCAGCTCGGCGGCGCCCTGCTGGATGCCCTGCGCGCCCGCGATGCGCTGGAGGGCAGGGCAGTGGTCGTCACCGGCGCCACCCCCGTCACCGGCACGGCGCTGGGGATCAGCCCCGCCGGCGCCCTCCTCGTCCGCTCCGACGCGGGCGTGCTGCGCACCATCCGCTCCGGGACCGTGCGGCTCGCCTGA
- the nadC gene encoding carboxylating nicotinate-nucleotide diphosphorylase: MPLSAEALSLIQAALDEDVGPGDFTTLWTVPEGRRAEARIVAKAPGVVAGSEVAAEVFRRVDPSLEVEVAAPDGTALEPGDLAMRVTGSARSILTAERTALNFMQRLSGVATVTRRYVGAVAGTGARVIDTRKTTPGMRALEKAAVLAGGGANHRHGLHDMVMIKDNHIAAAGGITAAVDAVRTRNDRGLAVEVETTNLEEVREALATGADRIMFDNMPPALMRQAVDLVRASDPRPETEASGGITLDTILAAAETGVDFISVGALTHSAPALDLSLQLRALDG, from the coding sequence ATGCCGCTTTCCGCCGAAGCGCTCTCGCTGATCCAGGCCGCCCTCGACGAGGACGTCGGGCCGGGCGACTTCACCACGCTCTGGACGGTGCCGGAGGGGCGCCGAGCAGAGGCCCGCATCGTCGCCAAGGCGCCAGGCGTGGTCGCGGGCTCGGAGGTGGCGGCCGAGGTCTTTCGCCGCGTCGATCCGTCGCTCGAGGTGGAGGTCGCCGCGCCCGACGGCACCGCGCTGGAGCCGGGCGATCTGGCGATGCGCGTCACCGGCTCGGCGCGCTCGATCCTGACGGCAGAACGGACGGCGCTCAACTTCATGCAGCGCCTCTCGGGCGTGGCCACGGTCACGCGGCGCTACGTGGGGGCGGTGGCGGGGACGGGTGCGCGCGTCATCGACACGCGCAAGACGACGCCGGGGATGCGCGCGCTGGAGAAGGCGGCCGTGCTCGCCGGGGGCGGCGCTAACCACCGCCACGGGCTGCACGACATGGTGATGATCAAGGACAACCACATTGCCGCGGCGGGCGGGATCACGGCGGCGGTCGATGCGGTGCGCACCCGCAACGACCGCGGCCTCGCCGTCGAGGTGGAAACGACGAACCTGGAAGAGGTGCGCGAGGCGCTCGCGACCGGCGCCGACCGCATCATGTTCGACAACATGCCGCCCGCTCTCATGCGCCAGGCCGTGGATCTGGTCCGCGCCTCCGACCCGCGCCCGGAGACGGAGGCGTCCGGCGGGATCACGCTGGACACCATCCTCGCCGCGGCGGAGACTGGCGTGGATTTCATCTCGGTGGGCGCGCTGACGCACTCCGCGCCCGCGCTGGACCTCTCGCTCCAGCTGCGCGCGCTGGACGGGTGA
- the bshA gene encoding N-acetyl-alpha-D-glucosaminyl L-malate synthase BshA, whose translation MKIGITCYPTYGGSGAIATELGIELARRGHQIHFISYAQPFRLPHFMERVFFHEVEMSRYPLFEHNNYSLSLAAMMHEVTLSHGLDLLHVHYAIPHATSAWIAKEMLGHSHPLRLVTTLHGTDITLVGQERSFGEITRFSILRSDGITAVSDYLKRETVAAFGVPADRIEVVPNFVDPKLYDRGKLPCHKQSFLRDGEKMVVHVSNFRPVKRVRDVIRIFARMAKEVPSRLVLIGDGPDRPEAADEAAQQGVTDRVLFLGKQDSVAELLACADLLLLPSSSESFGLVALEAMASGVPVIASNAGGLPDLIEDGITGYVAPVGAVEAMAEAGASILRDGKRWRTMSAEARRCAVERFGVDVIIPQYERYYERILGRGAHTEPVAHAASA comes from the coding sequence ATGAAAATCGGCATCACCTGCTATCCGACCTACGGCGGGTCCGGGGCCATCGCCACGGAGCTGGGGATCGAGCTGGCGCGGCGCGGGCACCAGATCCACTTCATCTCGTACGCGCAGCCCTTCCGGCTCCCGCACTTCATGGAGCGGGTCTTCTTCCACGAAGTGGAGATGAGCCGCTACCCGCTGTTTGAGCACAACAACTACTCGCTGTCGCTGGCGGCGATGATGCACGAGGTCACGCTCAGCCACGGCCTCGATCTGCTGCACGTGCACTACGCCATCCCCCACGCGACCTCCGCGTGGATCGCCAAGGAGATGCTGGGGCACAGCCACCCGCTGCGCCTCGTCACCACGCTGCACGGCACCGACATCACGCTGGTGGGGCAGGAGAGGTCGTTCGGCGAGATCACCCGCTTCTCCATCCTGCGCTCCGACGGGATCACCGCCGTCTCCGACTACCTGAAGCGCGAGACGGTCGCCGCGTTCGGGGTGCCGGCGGACAGGATCGAGGTGGTCCCCAACTTCGTGGACCCCAAGCTCTACGACCGCGGCAAGCTCCCCTGCCACAAGCAGTCGTTCCTGCGCGACGGTGAGAAGATGGTGGTGCACGTCTCCAACTTCCGCCCGGTCAAGCGGGTGCGTGACGTCATCAGGATCTTTGCGCGCATGGCGAAGGAGGTGCCTTCGCGCCTGGTGCTGATCGGCGACGGCCCCGACCGGCCCGAGGCGGCCGACGAAGCGGCGCAGCAGGGCGTCACCGACCGCGTGCTCTTTCTAGGGAAGCAGGATTCGGTGGCCGAGCTCCTGGCGTGTGCCGACCTCCTCCTCCTCCCCTCGAGCAGCGAGTCGTTCGGCCTCGTGGCGCTGGAGGCGATGGCGAGCGGCGTTCCGGTCATCGCCTCGAACGCGGGCGGGCTGCCGGACCTGATCGAGGACGGCATCACCGGCTACGTCGCGCCGGTCGGCGCGGTGGAGGCGATGGCGGAGGCGGGCGCGTCGATCCTGCGCGACGGGAAGCGGTGGAGGACGATGAGCGCGGAGGCGCGCCGCTGCGCCGTGGAGCGGTTCGGCGTGGACGTGATCATTCCGCAGTACGAGCGCTACTACGAGCGCATCCTGGGGCGCGGGGCGCACACCGAGCCCGTGGCGCACGCCGCCAGCGCGTAA
- the miaA gene encoding tRNA (adenosine(37)-N6)-dimethylallyltransferase MiaA, whose protein sequence is MTEALAITGPTGSGKTALSIEVARRLDGEIVSMDSRSVFRGMDIGTAKPTLAERGEIPHWGIDLVEPSERFGAGRWARYAREKVAEIRARGRVPMLVGGTGFFLRALTHPIFGEPVLDPAARARVTRMMERMDDAELLRWLAPHDPEAAERLSRGGGRQRLMRALEVALLTGRSLTWWQRNSPPEAPPMEVLPVVLEVPRDLLYAGINRRMTEMAEAGLVEEVRALVARYGEAAPGLNAHGYAELMPFLRGERSLEDALELARKNTRDYTRRQLTWYRTQLPPGAVWLDATRPRAELADVIVSAWGERVGAG, encoded by the coding sequence GTGACGGAGGCGCTGGCCATCACTGGGCCCACGGGCTCGGGGAAGACGGCGCTCTCCATCGAGGTCGCGCGGCGGCTCGACGGCGAGATCGTGTCGATGGACTCGCGCTCGGTGTTCCGCGGGATGGACATCGGCACCGCCAAGCCGACTCTTGCGGAGCGCGGCGAGATCCCGCACTGGGGGATCGACCTGGTGGAGCCGTCGGAGCGCTTCGGCGCCGGGCGCTGGGCACGGTATGCGCGTGAGAAGGTGGCCGAGATCCGCGCGCGCGGCCGCGTGCCGATGCTGGTGGGGGGGACCGGGTTCTTTCTGCGCGCCCTCACGCACCCCATCTTCGGCGAGCCGGTGCTGGACCCGGCGGCGCGCGCGCGGGTAACCCGCATGATGGAGCGGATGGACGACGCCGAGCTCCTCCGCTGGCTTGCGCCGCACGACCCGGAGGCGGCGGAGAGGCTGAGCCGCGGCGGCGGGCGGCAGCGGCTGATGCGGGCGTTGGAGGTGGCGCTGCTCACGGGCCGCTCGCTCACCTGGTGGCAGCGCAACTCCCCCCCGGAAGCGCCCCCGATGGAGGTGCTCCCCGTGGTCCTCGAGGTGCCGCGCGATTTGCTGTACGCGGGGATCAACCGGCGCATGACGGAGATGGCGGAGGCGGGGCTGGTGGAGGAGGTGCGCGCGCTGGTGGCCCGCTACGGCGAAGCGGCGCCCGGGCTGAACGCGCACGGTTACGCGGAGCTGATGCCGTTCCTTCGCGGCGAGCGGTCGCTTGAGGATGCGCTGGAGCTGGCCCGCAAGAACACGCGCGACTACACGCGCAGGCAGCTCACCTGGTACCGCACGCAGTTGCCGCCGGGGGCGGTTTGGCTGGATGCGACGCGGCCGCGTGCGGAACTGGCGGACGTAATCGTTTCCGCGTGGGGGGAGAGGGTGGGGGCGGGGTAG
- the mutL gene encoding DNA mismatch repair endonuclease MutL: protein MPRRIHILPEKLANQIAAGEVVERPASVVKELMENALDAGASRVDVVIRNGGKTEIRVADDGWGMGREDALLAVDRHATSKVRTEADLAAIRTLGFRGEALPSIASVSRVVLETAERDGDGTRVVVTAGQLAAVEECARRTGTTVSVRSLFFNVPARAKFLRSSAAENRAVGEVVTTLALATPAVAYTLDMGGRDPLNLPVASSVAERVAAIWGNESADEMISVAHRGGGITLTGLIQRPDDARPANRRTYLFVNGRSFGDRALIRAADRAYRTTIPHGVYPSLFLFFEVPDGEVDVNVHPAKADVRFRDRPAVERILEEGIRAALAGLDSTPSIGARAAPDPQTVYEPTAQAGVTSVREPEPVAEPQMTLFVTGSAQPSSTPAAPETLGEMLGSAPVMWQVHNTYIIAETRTGLVLVDQHSAHERVLYEEIVGGFGTRQFSSQRLLFPLTLRLSPAEYALVEQITGLLEGAGFQVEPFGGRSVIVHSVPTPHPYFDAERCLREMVAELTEGSPLVDSARTQHQRIALSMACKGAIKAGQKLSQREMSELFDRLFATELPYHDIHGRPTVVQLSLTELHRRFGRSG from the coding sequence ATGCCGCGCCGGATCCACATCCTCCCCGAGAAGCTCGCGAACCAGATCGCCGCCGGGGAGGTGGTGGAGCGGCCCGCGTCCGTCGTCAAGGAGCTGATGGAGAACGCGCTCGATGCCGGCGCGTCGCGCGTGGACGTGGTGATCCGCAACGGGGGCAAGACGGAGATCCGCGTGGCGGACGACGGGTGGGGGATGGGGCGCGAGGACGCCCTCCTCGCCGTCGACCGCCACGCCACCAGCAAGGTGAGGACGGAGGCGGACCTGGCCGCCATCCGCACCCTCGGGTTTCGCGGCGAGGCGCTTCCGTCGATCGCGTCGGTGTCGCGGGTGGTGCTGGAGACGGCGGAGCGCGATGGCGACGGCACGCGCGTGGTGGTGACGGCCGGGCAGCTCGCGGCCGTGGAGGAGTGCGCAAGACGGACCGGGACCACGGTGTCGGTGCGGAGCCTGTTCTTCAACGTTCCCGCGCGCGCCAAGTTCCTCCGCTCCAGCGCCGCCGAGAACCGCGCCGTCGGCGAGGTGGTGACGACGCTCGCGCTGGCTACGCCCGCGGTGGCGTACACGCTCGACATGGGCGGGCGTGACCCGCTCAACCTTCCCGTCGCGTCCAGCGTGGCGGAGCGGGTGGCGGCGATCTGGGGCAACGAGTCGGCGGACGAGATGATCTCGGTGGCGCACCGCGGCGGCGGGATCACGCTCACGGGGCTCATCCAGCGGCCGGACGACGCGCGCCCCGCCAACCGCCGCACCTACCTCTTCGTCAACGGAAGGTCGTTCGGCGACCGCGCGCTGATCCGCGCGGCGGACCGGGCGTACCGCACCACGATCCCGCACGGCGTCTATCCCTCCCTCTTCCTCTTCTTCGAGGTGCCGGACGGCGAGGTGGACGTCAACGTGCACCCCGCCAAGGCCGACGTCCGCTTCCGCGACCGTCCGGCCGTGGAGCGCATCCTGGAGGAAGGGATCCGCGCCGCCCTCGCCGGTCTGGACAGCACGCCCAGCATCGGCGCGCGCGCCGCGCCCGATCCGCAGACGGTGTACGAGCCGACGGCGCAGGCGGGGGTCACGTCCGTGCGCGAGCCGGAACCCGTCGCGGAGCCGCAGATGACGCTCTTCGTCACGGGCTCCGCGCAGCCGTCCAGCACGCCCGCGGCGCCGGAGACGCTGGGGGAGATGCTGGGATCCGCGCCGGTGATGTGGCAGGTGCACAACACCTACATCATCGCGGAGACGCGCACGGGGCTCGTGCTGGTGGACCAGCACTCGGCGCACGAGCGGGTGCTGTACGAGGAGATCGTGGGCGGCTTCGGAACGCGGCAGTTCTCCAGCCAGCGCCTTCTCTTTCCCCTCACCCTGCGACTCTCCCCCGCGGAGTACGCGCTGGTGGAGCAGATCACGGGGCTGCTGGAGGGCGCCGGCTTCCAGGTGGAGCCGTTCGGCGGGCGCTCGGTGATCGTCCACTCCGTCCCCACGCCGCACCCGTACTTCGACGCGGAGCGCTGCCTGCGCGAGATGGTGGCGGAGCTGACCGAGGGATCGCCGCTGGTGGACTCCGCGCGGACGCAGCACCAGCGCATTGCCCTGTCGATGGCGTGCAAGGGCGCCATCAAGGCCGGGCAGAAGCTGTCGCAGCGCGAGATGAGCGAGCTCTTCGACCGCCTCTTCGCCACCGAGCTGCCGTACCACGACATCCACGGGCGCCCCACCGTGGTCCAGCTCTCGCTGACGGAGCTGCACCGGAGGTTCGGGAGGAGCGGGTGA
- a CDS encoding TatD family hydrolase: MMLIDTHAHLADERLLADVDGVVERARAAAVETIVAIATGVEDARVVVALAERFPGVYATAGIHPHAASTATDEAFAAVRALLDHPRVVAIGEAGLDYHYDFAPRDVQRASFLRHLALGRETGLPVIVHAREADEDLRALLREGGAGTRGVLHSFSSGADLLEDALALGWYASFSGMVTFKNFAAADLLRRVPADRILVETDAPYLAPVPHRGKTNEPAFVAHTARVAAMLRGEDPEEFAARTTANARALFGVGGPADKPETGG, translated from the coding sequence ATGATGTTGATCGACACGCATGCCCACCTGGCGGACGAGCGCCTCCTTGCGGACGTGGACGGAGTCGTGGAGCGCGCGCGTGCGGCGGCGGTGGAGACCATCGTCGCCATCGCCACGGGCGTGGAGGACGCGCGCGTGGTGGTGGCGCTGGCGGAACGCTTCCCGGGCGTCTACGCCACGGCCGGCATCCACCCGCACGCCGCCTCGACGGCTACGGATGAGGCATTCGCCGCCGTCCGCGCCCTTCTCGACCATCCGCGCGTCGTCGCCATCGGCGAGGCGGGGCTGGACTACCACTACGACTTCGCCCCGCGCGACGTGCAGCGCGCATCCTTTCTGCGCCACCTTGCGCTGGGCCGCGAGACGGGGCTCCCCGTCATCGTCCACGCGCGCGAGGCGGACGAGGACCTGCGCGCCCTGCTGCGCGAGGGCGGGGCGGGGACGCGCGGCGTGCTGCACTCCTTTTCGAGCGGCGCGGATCTGCTGGAGGACGCGCTGGCGCTCGGCTGGTACGCGTCGTTCAGCGGGATGGTGACGTTCAAGAACTTCGCCGCCGCCGACCTCCTCCGCCGCGTCCCCGCCGACCGCATCCTGGTGGAGACGGACGCGCCGTACCTCGCCCCCGTCCCGCACCGCGGCAAGACCAACGAGCCCGCCTTCGTCGCCCACACCGCCCGGGTGGCCGCCATGCTGCGCGGCGAGGATCCGGAGGAGTTCGCGGCGCGGACGACGGCGAATGCGCGGGCGTTGTTCGGGGTGGGGGGACCGGCGGATAAACCTGAGACCGGCGGTTGA